A genomic stretch from Gorilla gorilla gorilla isolate KB3781 chromosome 20, NHGRI_mGorGor1-v2.1_pri, whole genome shotgun sequence includes:
- the GPR4 gene encoding G-protein coupled receptor 4 gives MGNHTWEGCHVDSRVDHLFPPSLYIFVIGVGLPTNCLALWAAYRQVQQRNELGVYLMNLSIADLLYICTLPLWVDYFLHHDNWIHGPGSCKLFGFIFYTNIYISIAFLCCISVDRYLAVAHPLRFARLRRVKTAVAVSSVVWATELGANSAPLFHDELFRDRYNHTFCFEKFPMEGWVAWMNLYRVFVGFLFPWALMLLSYRGILRAVRGSVSTERQEKAKIKRLALSLIAIVLVCFAPYHVLLLSRSAIYLGRPWDCGFEERVFSAYHSSLAFTSLNCVADPILYCLVNEGARSDVAKALHNLLRFLASDKPQEMANASLTLETPLTSKRNSTAKAMTGSWAATPPSQGDQVQLKMLPPAQ, from the coding sequence ATGGGCAACCACACGTGGGAGGGCTGCCACGTGGACTCGCGCGTGGACCACCTCTTTCCGCCATCCCTCTACATCTTTGTCATCGGCGTGGGGCTGCCCACCAACTGCCTGGCTCTGTGGGCGGCCTACCGCCAGGTGCAACAGCGCAACGAGCTGGGCGTCTACCTGATGAACCTCAGCATCGCCGACCTGCTGTACATCTGCACGCTGCCGCTGTGGGTGGACTACTTCCTGCACCACGACAACTGGATCCACGGCCCCGGGTCCTGCAAGCTCTTTGGGTTCATCTTCTACACCAATATCTACATCAGCATCGCCTTCCTGTGCTGCATCTCGGTGGACCGCTACCTGGCTGTGGCCCACCCACTCCGCTTCGCCCGCCTGCGCCGCGTCAAGACCGCCGTGGCCGTGAGCTCCGTGGTCTGGGCCACGGAGCTGGGCGCCAACTCGGCGCCCCTGTTCCATGACGAGCTCTTCCGAGACCGCTACAACCACACCTTCTGCTTTGAGAAGTTCCCCATGGAAGGCTGGGTGGCCTGGATGAATCTCTATCGGGTGTTTGTGGGCTTCCTCTTCCCTTGGGCGCTCATGCTGCTGTCGTACCGGGGCATCCTGCGGGCCGTGCGGGGCAGCGTGTCCACCGAGCGCCAGGAGAAGGCCAAGATCAAGCGGCTGGCCCTCAGCCTCATCGCCATCGTGCTGGTCTGCTTTGCGCCCTATCACGTGCTCTTGCTGTCCCGCAGCGCCATCTACCTGGGCCGCCCCTGGGACTGCGGCTTCGAGGAGCGCGTCTTTTCTGCATACCACAGCTCACTGGCTTTCACCAGCCTCAACTGTGTGGCGGACCCCATCCTCTACTGCCTGGTCAACGAGGGCGCCCGCAGCGATGTGGCCAAGGCCCTGCACAACCTGCTGCGCTTTCTGGCCAGCGACAAGCCCCAGGAGATGGCCAATGCCTCGCTCACCCTGGAGACCCCACTCACCTCCAAGAGGAACAGCACAGCCAAAGCCATGACTGGCAGCTGGGCGGCCACTCCGCCCTCCCAGGGGGACCAGGTGCAGCTGAAGATGCTGCCGCCAGCACAATGA